The following are encoded together in the Kribbella sp. CA-293567 genome:
- a CDS encoding YhjD/YihY/BrkB family envelope integrity protein, translating into MTNPRGPAGELRGLARRTGAILKGRDLSAAAATLTYFGAIAVVPWLLLALWSTTWFGGIDGAERRLLDLRVLVPPDLGGRPRYDDLVHAATQLGVIGALVLLLPASFYGEGIRRACLTLRPATERFTGWRARLLLMPLVVVVPPLTWAILAVGDRLAPLSPEGGGGGLGNALVRIVAGFTIVWLALSVLLTWVFRAVAPSRPRWWVAAVGALATGSCLAGFLHGFQLFLAIPIDVGVPFGGLGVVGGVLAVGLWLYVLHVLLLLGWAVTQALEDRVSANSPWATGGGREQL; encoded by the coding sequence ATGACGAACCCTCGCGGTCCGGCCGGCGAGCTGCGCGGGCTGGCCCGGCGTACGGGAGCGATCTTGAAGGGCCGCGACCTGTCGGCGGCGGCAGCGACGCTGACCTACTTCGGCGCCATCGCCGTCGTTCCGTGGCTGCTGCTCGCCCTGTGGAGCACGACCTGGTTCGGTGGGATCGACGGCGCCGAACGACGGCTGCTCGACCTGCGGGTGCTGGTGCCGCCGGACCTGGGAGGCCGGCCGCGGTACGACGATCTGGTGCACGCCGCGACCCAGCTCGGCGTCATCGGCGCCCTGGTACTCCTGCTCCCGGCATCGTTCTACGGCGAAGGCATCCGACGGGCCTGCCTGACGTTACGGCCGGCTACGGAGCGCTTCACCGGGTGGCGTGCCCGGTTGCTGCTGATGCCGCTGGTCGTGGTCGTGCCGCCGCTCACCTGGGCGATCCTGGCGGTCGGTGACCGGCTGGCACCCCTGTCGCCCGAGGGAGGCGGGGGTGGGCTCGGCAATGCGCTGGTGCGGATCGTGGCGGGCTTCACGATCGTCTGGCTGGCGCTGAGCGTTCTGCTCACGTGGGTGTTCCGGGCTGTCGCCCCGAGCCGGCCACGCTGGTGGGTTGCGGCGGTAGGGGCGCTGGCCACCGGGTCCTGCCTGGCCGGCTTCCTGCACGGGTTCCAGCTGTTCCTGGCGATCCCGATCGATGTCGGGGTTCCGTTCGGCGGGCTCGGAGTGGTCGGTGGGGTCCTCGCCGTCGGGCTGTGGCTCTATGTGCTGCACGTGCTGCTGTTACTGGGCTGGGCGGTCACCCAGGCTCTCGAGGACCGAGTGAGTGCCAACTCCCCGTGGGCCACGGGAGGCGGTCGTGAACAGCTCTGA